A genomic region of Dermacentor andersoni chromosome 9, qqDerAnde1_hic_scaffold, whole genome shotgun sequence contains the following coding sequences:
- the LOC129384053 gene encoding uncharacterized protein yields MSHMKQHLRTHTGERPFKCHLCPSAFTQDCHLKVHVRIHTGLLPLGAQEQYQSPASVRGGRYSCQLCPYVTEYMSRMKQHLRKHTGERPFKCHLCPSAFTREYHLQVHVRIHTGSSPLGSLEQYESLVSVHSRLHSCRMCPYKTKKRARMTTHVRTHTGERPFKCHLCPCAFTRNCHLKEHLRTHTGERPYQCHLCPCAFTRNSHLKEHLHSHTGERPVSRNKLLVHMFCHAGEKP; encoded by the exons ATGTCGCACATGAAGCAACACCTGCGCACACACACAGGAGAGCGCCCCTTCAAGTGCCACCTCTGCCCAAGCGCATTCACTCAGGATTGCCACCTGAAAGTGCATGTACGCATCCACACGG GTTTGTTGCCTTTGGGAGCCCAGGAGCAGTACCAGTCGCCTGCGTCCGTGCGTGGCGGGCGGTATTCCTGCCAGCTGTGCCCCTACGTGACTGAATACATGTCGCGCATGAAGCAACACCTGCGCAAACACACAGGAGAGCGCCCCTTCAAGTGCCACCTCTGCCCAAGCGCATTCACTCGGGAATACCACCTGCAAGTGCATGTACGCATCCACACGG GGTCCTCACCATTGGGGTCACTGGAGCAGTACGAGTCGCTCGTGTCTGTGCACAGCCGGCTGCATTCCTGCCGGATGTGCCCTTACAAGACCAAGAAAAGGGCGCGCATGACGACTCATGTGCGCACACACACGGGTGAGCGCCCCTTCAAGTGCCATCTATGTCCATGCGCATTCACTCGGAATTGCCACCTGAAAGAGcatctgcgcacccacacaggagAGCGTCCCTACCAGTGCCACCTATGCCCTTGTGCATTCACTCGAAATTCCCACCTGAAAGAGCACCTGCACAGCCACACAGGAGAGCGTCCTGTGTCGCGGAATAAACTCTTAGTCCACATGTTTTGTCATGCAGGGGAGAAGCCCTAA